The Vidua chalybeata isolate OUT-0048 chromosome 29, bVidCha1 merged haplotype, whole genome shotgun sequence genome window below encodes:
- the SMG5 gene encoding nonsense-mediated mRNA decay factor SMG5 isoform X2 yields the protein MSQGGGAAGESGEPEAKVLHTKRLYRAVVEAVHRLDLILGNKAAYQDVFKPENISLRNKLRELCVKLMFLHPVDYGRKAEELLWRKVYYEVIQLIKTNKKHIHSRSTLECAYRTHLVAGIGFYQHLLLYIQSHYQLELQCCIDWTHVTDPLIGCKKPVSASEKEMEWAQMACHRCLVYLGDLARYQNELAGVDTELLAERFYYQALSVAPQVGMPFNQLGTLAGSKYYNVEATYCYLRCIQSEVSFEGAYGNLKRLYDKAAKMYHQLKKCETRKLSPSKKRGKDIKRLLVSFMYLQSLLQPKSSSLDSELTSLCQSVLEDFNLCLFYLPSPPNLSSTSEDEEEYESGYSFLPDLLIFRMVIICLMSVHSLKRAGSKQYSAAIAFTLALFSHLINHVNIRLQAELEEGENPVPAFQSDGTDDQEPREPVNSIEKEAEAELANHQPSEEQRKNDCKKSKKYSRLSCLRRRRHPQKVDESDLSEGFDSDSSQSSIKGSDGSESASEKSDEEAEAAFDVETDSDMNSQESRSDLEDMEDEPGEEGSSQGKSGPKEALKNCVDSSGLGDSKSPSISKTEAVDPAVNGPASLSTNDASIASNLQAMSTQLFQTKRCFRLAPTFSNILLKPNSEPPALKGGIESKPCVNGDLEKPSLAEQDDVSDSEESISSNKSCRNERSLQEKLEIVTNEGLLLTVKVFLDWLRTNTDLIIMCAQSSQSLWNRLSVLLNLLPSAADLQESGLALCDEVKDILSDAELPDLKANLLLPEDVALRNLPPLKNAHKRFNFEQDRPIFSAVEESVVRICCIRSFGHFITHLQGSILQFNSELGIFISIAQSEQDNLLHQAQAQFHMFGFATRLQRKLVGTGS from the exons GGCAGTGGTCGAGGCCGTGCACCGGCTGGATCTCATCCTTGGCAATAAGGCAGCTTATCAGGATGTGTTCAAGCCAGAGAACATCAGCTTGAGGAACAA GCTGCGGGAGCTGTGCGTGAAGCTGATGTTCCTGCATCCAGTGGATtatggaagaaaagcagaagaactGCTCTGGAGAAAGGTTTACTATGAAGTTATCCAGctcattaaaacaaataaaaag cacaTCCACAGCCGCAGCACCCTGGAGTGCGCGTACCGGACTCACCTGGTGGCTGGCATAGGGTTCtaccagcacctcctgctctaCATCCAGTCCCATTACCAGCTGGAGTTGCAGTGCTGCATCGACTGGACACACGTGACAGACCCTCTCATAG GCTGCAAGAAACCCGTGTCTGCCTCAGAGAAGGAGATGGAGTGGGCACAGATGGCCTGTCACCGATGTCTGGTTTATCTAGGAGATCTAG CTCGCTATCAGAATGAGCTGGCAGGTGTGGACAcggagctgctggctgagcGATTTTACTATCAAGCCCTTTCTGTTGCACCACAAGTTG GAATGCCCTTCAACCAACTGGGGACATTGGCAGGGAGCAAGTACTACAATGTGGAAGCAACCTACTGCTACTTACGCTG CATCCAGTCTGAAGTGTCCTTCGAAGGTGCCTATGGGAACCTGAAGCGGCTGTATGACAAAGCAGCCAAGATGTATCATCAGCTGAAGAAATGTGAAACCAGGAAGCTGTCTCCAAGCAAGAAACG AGGAAAAGACATTAAGAGGCTACTGGTGAGCTTCATGTACCTGCAGAGTCTTTTGCAGCCAAAGAGCAG CTCTTTGGATTCTGAGCTGACATCTCTCTGCCAGTCTGTGCTGGAGGATTTCAACCTGTGCTTGTTCTACCTGCCCTCCCCTCCTAACCTGAGCTCAACCAGTGAAGATGAAGAAGAGTATGAGAGTGGCTACTCCTTCCTGCCTGATCTCCTGATCTTTCGCATGGTGATCATCTGCCTTATGAGCGTTCACAGCCTCAAGAGGGCAG GTTCCAAGCAGTACAGTGCAGCCATTGCCTTCACGCTGGCTCTCTTCTCTCACCTGATAAATCACGTCAATATTCGCCTCCAGGCTGAGCTagaagaaggggaaaatccTGTCCCAGCCTTTCAGAGTGATGGCACAG ATGACCAGGAGCCACGGGAGCCTGTGAACTCAATTGAGAAGGAAGCTGAAGCTGAGTTGGCCAATCATCAGCCCAGCGAGGAACAGCGGAAGAACGactgcaagaaaagcaaaaagtaCTCTCGTCTGTCCTGTctgcgccgccgccgccaccccCAGAAGGTGGATGAGAGCGACCTGAGTGAGGGCTTTGACTCTGACTCCAGCCAGAGCTCCATCAAAGGCAGTGATGGCTCAGAGAGTGCTTCAGAGAAGAGTGATGAGGAAGCAGAAGCTGCTTTTGATGTGGAGACAGACTCCGACATGAACAGCCAAGAATCTCGGTCTGACTTGGAGGACATGGAGGATGAACCGGGTGAGGAAGGAAGCAGCCAAGGCAAAAGTGGGCCCAAAGAGGCCCTAAAAAACTGTGTGGATAGCAGTGGGCTGGGGGACTCCAAGAGCCCAAGCATCTCTAAAACTGAAGCTGTGGATCCAGCAGTCAATGGGCCAGCTTCCCTGAGCACTAATGATGCAAGCATAGCCAGTAATCTCCAGGCCATGTCCACCCAGCTGTTCCAGACCAAACGCTGCTTTCGCTTGGCTCCCACGTTCAGCAACATCCTCCTGAAACCCAACAGTGAACCACCTGCCTTGAAGGGTGGGATAGAGAGCAAGCCATGTGTCAATGGAGATCTGGAGAAGCCCAGCTTGGCAGAGCAAG atgaTGTGTCTGACTCAGAAGAAAGCATTTCAAGTAACAAATCCTGCAGAAATGAGCGATCCCTTCAGGAGAAGTTGGAGATTGTGACCAATGAAGGGCTGCTGCTTACTGTCAAGGTGTTCCTGGACTGGCTGAGGACAAACACAGACCTCATCATTatgtgtgctcag agctctcagagCCTGTGGAACAGGCTATCTGTGCTCCTGAACCTTCTGCCTTCTGCTGCAGACCTGCAGGAATCAG GGCTGGCCCTGTGTGATGAAGTCAAAGACATCCTGAGTGATGCTGAGCTCCCAGACCTGAAGGCcaacctgctgctccctgaagATGTGGCCCTGCGCAATCTCCCCCCTCTGAAAAATGCACACAAGAGGTTTAACTTCGAGCAGGATCGGCCCATTTTCTCAGCAGTTGAGGAG TCTGTCGTGCGGATCTGCTGCATTCGGAGCTTCGGCCACTTCATTACCCACTTGCAAGGCAGCATCCTGCAGTTCAACTCAGAGCTTGGGATCTTCATCAGCATAGCACAGTCAGAGCAAGACAACTTGTTGCACCAGGCCCAGGCTCAGTTTCACATG TTTGGTTTTGCAACTAGGCTGCAGAGGAAGCTCGTCGGAACAGGCTCATGA
- the SMG5 gene encoding nonsense-mediated mRNA decay factor SMG5 isoform X1 gives MSQGGGAAGESGEPEAKVLHTKRLYRAVVEAVHRLDLILGNKAAYQDVFKPENISLRNKLRELCVKLMFLHPVDYGRKAEELLWRKVYYEVIQLIKTNKKHIHSRSTLECAYRTHLVAGIGFYQHLLLYIQSHYQLELQCCIDWTHVTDPLIGCKKPVSASEKEMEWAQMACHRCLVYLGDLARYQNELAGVDTELLAERFYYQALSVAPQVGMPFNQLGTLAGSKYYNVEATYCYLRCIQSEVSFEGAYGNLKRLYDKAAKMYHQLKKCETRKLSPSKKRGKDIKRLLVSFMYLQSLLQPKSSSLDSELTSLCQSVLEDFNLCLFYLPSPPNLSSTSEDEEEYESGYSFLPDLLIFRMVIICLMSVHSLKRAGSKQYSAAIAFTLALFSHLINHVNIRLQAELEEGENPVPAFQSDGTDDQEPREPVNSIEKEAEAELANHQPSEEQRKNDCKKSKKYSRLSCLRRRRHPQKVDESDLSEGFDSDSSQSSIKGSDGSESASEKSDEEAEAAFDVETDSDMNSQESRSDLEDMEDEPGEEGSSQGKSGPKEALKNCVDSSGLGDSKSPSISKTEAVDPAVNGPASLSTNDASIASNLQAMSTQLFQTKRCFRLAPTFSNILLKPNSEPPALKGGIESKPCVNGDLEKPSLAEQDDVSDSEESISSNKSCRNERSLQEKLEIVTNEGLLLTVKVFLDWLRTNTDLIIMCAQSSQSLWNRLSVLLNLLPSAADLQESGLALCDEVKDILSDAELPDLKANLLLPEDVALRNLPPLKNAHKRFNFEQDRPIFSAVEESVVRICCIRSFGHFITHLQGSILQFNSELGIFISIAQSEQDNLLHQAQAQFHMAAEEARRNRLMRDMAQLRLQLEVSQLEGSLQQPKAQSAMSPYLVPDTQALCQHLALVKQLATSGRFIIIIPRTVIDGLDFLKKENAGARDSIRYLEAEFKKGNRYIRCQKDVGKSFERHKLKRQDLDAWNLYKILDSCKQLTVSQGSGEDDTTGMVTIITGFQLEDPSSFSVPMQSAIQAAANASIEIKNVLEFYKQWKEMG, from the exons GGCAGTGGTCGAGGCCGTGCACCGGCTGGATCTCATCCTTGGCAATAAGGCAGCTTATCAGGATGTGTTCAAGCCAGAGAACATCAGCTTGAGGAACAA GCTGCGGGAGCTGTGCGTGAAGCTGATGTTCCTGCATCCAGTGGATtatggaagaaaagcagaagaactGCTCTGGAGAAAGGTTTACTATGAAGTTATCCAGctcattaaaacaaataaaaag cacaTCCACAGCCGCAGCACCCTGGAGTGCGCGTACCGGACTCACCTGGTGGCTGGCATAGGGTTCtaccagcacctcctgctctaCATCCAGTCCCATTACCAGCTGGAGTTGCAGTGCTGCATCGACTGGACACACGTGACAGACCCTCTCATAG GCTGCAAGAAACCCGTGTCTGCCTCAGAGAAGGAGATGGAGTGGGCACAGATGGCCTGTCACCGATGTCTGGTTTATCTAGGAGATCTAG CTCGCTATCAGAATGAGCTGGCAGGTGTGGACAcggagctgctggctgagcGATTTTACTATCAAGCCCTTTCTGTTGCACCACAAGTTG GAATGCCCTTCAACCAACTGGGGACATTGGCAGGGAGCAAGTACTACAATGTGGAAGCAACCTACTGCTACTTACGCTG CATCCAGTCTGAAGTGTCCTTCGAAGGTGCCTATGGGAACCTGAAGCGGCTGTATGACAAAGCAGCCAAGATGTATCATCAGCTGAAGAAATGTGAAACCAGGAAGCTGTCTCCAAGCAAGAAACG AGGAAAAGACATTAAGAGGCTACTGGTGAGCTTCATGTACCTGCAGAGTCTTTTGCAGCCAAAGAGCAG CTCTTTGGATTCTGAGCTGACATCTCTCTGCCAGTCTGTGCTGGAGGATTTCAACCTGTGCTTGTTCTACCTGCCCTCCCCTCCTAACCTGAGCTCAACCAGTGAAGATGAAGAAGAGTATGAGAGTGGCTACTCCTTCCTGCCTGATCTCCTGATCTTTCGCATGGTGATCATCTGCCTTATGAGCGTTCACAGCCTCAAGAGGGCAG GTTCCAAGCAGTACAGTGCAGCCATTGCCTTCACGCTGGCTCTCTTCTCTCACCTGATAAATCACGTCAATATTCGCCTCCAGGCTGAGCTagaagaaggggaaaatccTGTCCCAGCCTTTCAGAGTGATGGCACAG ATGACCAGGAGCCACGGGAGCCTGTGAACTCAATTGAGAAGGAAGCTGAAGCTGAGTTGGCCAATCATCAGCCCAGCGAGGAACAGCGGAAGAACGactgcaagaaaagcaaaaagtaCTCTCGTCTGTCCTGTctgcgccgccgccgccaccccCAGAAGGTGGATGAGAGCGACCTGAGTGAGGGCTTTGACTCTGACTCCAGCCAGAGCTCCATCAAAGGCAGTGATGGCTCAGAGAGTGCTTCAGAGAAGAGTGATGAGGAAGCAGAAGCTGCTTTTGATGTGGAGACAGACTCCGACATGAACAGCCAAGAATCTCGGTCTGACTTGGAGGACATGGAGGATGAACCGGGTGAGGAAGGAAGCAGCCAAGGCAAAAGTGGGCCCAAAGAGGCCCTAAAAAACTGTGTGGATAGCAGTGGGCTGGGGGACTCCAAGAGCCCAAGCATCTCTAAAACTGAAGCTGTGGATCCAGCAGTCAATGGGCCAGCTTCCCTGAGCACTAATGATGCAAGCATAGCCAGTAATCTCCAGGCCATGTCCACCCAGCTGTTCCAGACCAAACGCTGCTTTCGCTTGGCTCCCACGTTCAGCAACATCCTCCTGAAACCCAACAGTGAACCACCTGCCTTGAAGGGTGGGATAGAGAGCAAGCCATGTGTCAATGGAGATCTGGAGAAGCCCAGCTTGGCAGAGCAAG atgaTGTGTCTGACTCAGAAGAAAGCATTTCAAGTAACAAATCCTGCAGAAATGAGCGATCCCTTCAGGAGAAGTTGGAGATTGTGACCAATGAAGGGCTGCTGCTTACTGTCAAGGTGTTCCTGGACTGGCTGAGGACAAACACAGACCTCATCATTatgtgtgctcag agctctcagagCCTGTGGAACAGGCTATCTGTGCTCCTGAACCTTCTGCCTTCTGCTGCAGACCTGCAGGAATCAG GGCTGGCCCTGTGTGATGAAGTCAAAGACATCCTGAGTGATGCTGAGCTCCCAGACCTGAAGGCcaacctgctgctccctgaagATGTGGCCCTGCGCAATCTCCCCCCTCTGAAAAATGCACACAAGAGGTTTAACTTCGAGCAGGATCGGCCCATTTTCTCAGCAGTTGAGGAG TCTGTCGTGCGGATCTGCTGCATTCGGAGCTTCGGCCACTTCATTACCCACTTGCAAGGCAGCATCCTGCAGTTCAACTCAGAGCTTGGGATCTTCATCAGCATAGCACAGTCAGAGCAAGACAACTTGTTGCACCAGGCCCAGGCTCAGTTTCACATG GCTGCAGAGGAAGCTCGTCGGAACAGGCTCATGAGAGACATGGCTCAGCTTCGGCTGCAG CTGGAGGTGTCTCAGCTGGAGGGAAGTCTCCAGCAGCCCAAGGCACAGTCAGCCATGTCTCCTTACCTTGTTCCGGACACCCAGGCCCTCTGCCAGCACCTGGCTCTTGTCAAGCAGCTGGCCACTAGTGGGAGGTTCATAATCATCATCCCTCGAACAG ttATCGATGGCCTAGACTTCCTGAAAAAGGAGAACGCCGGCGCTAGGGACAGCATTCGGTATCTGGAGGCAGaatttaaaaagggaaacag GTACATCCGTTGCCAGAAGGATGTTGGGAAGAGCTTTGAGAGGCATAAATTGAAGAGACAAGATTTAGATGCCTG GAATCTCTATAAAATACTGGACAGCTGCAAACAACTGACAGTGTCCCAGGGCAGCGGAGAGGACGACACCACGGGAATGGTCACCATCATCACGGGCTTCCAGCTGGAGGACCCGAGCTCCTTCTCAGTGCCCATGCAG TCTGCCATCCAGGCAGCCGCCAACGCCAGCATAGAGATAAAAAATGTTCTGGAGTTCTACAAGCAGTGGAAAGAGATGGGCTGA